One genomic segment of Belonocnema kinseyi isolate 2016_QV_RU_SX_M_011 chromosome 2, B_treatae_v1, whole genome shotgun sequence includes these proteins:
- the LOC117168411 gene encoding uncharacterized protein LOC117168411 isoform X2: MIENRKPPYSCRTLICFKMSEKDYTINKHDPLSAKDWREVYNLVSIIENMRVYNQELVDKYVKDINEKIYYLANRKRIELNKSIRKPMKIIVSIDKSRINFEALKTFNPEEENEILFSHNPPKNLDSEPLKQNVEMRNPSFYFNHKDQNSVDVLLSVTEDIINSFNTSNSNCTMESYSLNTSKSTDSVLNKSDSDWDYEKMILHNPLIENCEMAFVSQKQEPIFSQNESCKKRIQGESLENRKENIDYRILKSNPFASETEDAETEETETDCSFDINDSSETCSCEMSLDEDSSETIRNRVRRSARISTVYPFPATKLRRSKRIQSSIIAKERVSAKFFPLQEIKRRRSLSSKETPSNLLERI, encoded by the exons atgattgaaaaccGTAAACCACCATACAG ctGCAGAACTCTGATCTGctttaaaatgtctgaaaaagACTACACAATCAATAAACATGATCCGCTCTCGGCAAAAGATTGGAGAGAAGTTTACAATCTTGTTTCGATTATCGAGAATATGAGAGTCTACAATCAAGAACTAGTTGATAAATACGTTAAAGatatcaacgaaaaaatatacTACTTGGCGAATCGAAAAAGAATCGAACTAAATAAGAGCATTCGAAAGCCTATGAAAATTATTGTAAGCATTGATAAATCGAGGATCAATTTCGAAGCTCTAAAAACTTTCAATCCAGAGGAAGAAAATGAAATTCTATTTTCTCATAATCCACCAAAAAATTTGGATTCTGAACCTTTAAAACAAAACGTTGAGATGAGAAACCCATCTTTTTACTTTAATCACAAAGATCAGAACTCTGTCGATGTTTTATTATCTGTAACTGAGGATATTATAAACAGTTTCAACACTTCGAATTCAAATTGTACAATGGAAAGTTATTCCTTAAACACGAGTAAAAGCACtgattcagttttaaataaaagtgactCTGATTGggattatgaaaaaatgattcttcataaTCCACTCATTGAAAACTGTGAAATGGCTTTTGTTTCTCAGAAACAAGAACCGATTTTTTCCCAGAATGAATCTTGCAAGAAAAGAATACAGGGAGAATCCTTGGAAAATCGTAAAGAAAATATTGATTACAGGATTTTGAAATCCAACCCATTTGCTTCAGAGACTGAAGATGCAGAGACTGAAGAGACTGAGACTGACTGCTCTTTTGACATCAATGATTCTTCAGAAACTTGTAGTTGTGAAATGTCACTTGACGAGGATTCAAGCGAAACAATTAGAAATCGAGTCAGAAGGTCGGCAAGAATATCTACAGTTTATCCATTTCCTGCTACTAAATTAAGAAGATCAAAAAGAATTCAATCGTCGATCATCGCCAAGGAAAGAGTCTCGGCAAAATTTTTTCCGCTTCAAGAAATCAAGAGGAGACGATCTTTATCATCcaaa GAAACTCCCAGTAATCTACTGGAAAGGATTTGA
- the LOC117168411 gene encoding uncharacterized protein LOC117168411 isoform X1, whose amino-acid sequence MKNIRAKWFLEPFKNCVAHCQGRCRTLICFKMSEKDYTINKHDPLSAKDWREVYNLVSIIENMRVYNQELVDKYVKDINEKIYYLANRKRIELNKSIRKPMKIIVSIDKSRINFEALKTFNPEEENEILFSHNPPKNLDSEPLKQNVEMRNPSFYFNHKDQNSVDVLLSVTEDIINSFNTSNSNCTMESYSLNTSKSTDSVLNKSDSDWDYEKMILHNPLIENCEMAFVSQKQEPIFSQNESCKKRIQGESLENRKENIDYRILKSNPFASETEDAETEETETDCSFDINDSSETCSCEMSLDEDSSETIRNRVRRSARISTVYPFPATKLRRSKRIQSSIIAKERVSAKFFPLQEIKRRRSLSSKETPSNLLERI is encoded by the exons ATGAAAAACATCCGCGCGAAGTGGTTTCTGGAGCCGTTCAAAAACTGCGTCGCGCACTGCCAGGGGCG ctGCAGAACTCTGATCTGctttaaaatgtctgaaaaagACTACACAATCAATAAACATGATCCGCTCTCGGCAAAAGATTGGAGAGAAGTTTACAATCTTGTTTCGATTATCGAGAATATGAGAGTCTACAATCAAGAACTAGTTGATAAATACGTTAAAGatatcaacgaaaaaatatacTACTTGGCGAATCGAAAAAGAATCGAACTAAATAAGAGCATTCGAAAGCCTATGAAAATTATTGTAAGCATTGATAAATCGAGGATCAATTTCGAAGCTCTAAAAACTTTCAATCCAGAGGAAGAAAATGAAATTCTATTTTCTCATAATCCACCAAAAAATTTGGATTCTGAACCTTTAAAACAAAACGTTGAGATGAGAAACCCATCTTTTTACTTTAATCACAAAGATCAGAACTCTGTCGATGTTTTATTATCTGTAACTGAGGATATTATAAACAGTTTCAACACTTCGAATTCAAATTGTACAATGGAAAGTTATTCCTTAAACACGAGTAAAAGCACtgattcagttttaaataaaagtgactCTGATTGggattatgaaaaaatgattcttcataaTCCACTCATTGAAAACTGTGAAATGGCTTTTGTTTCTCAGAAACAAGAACCGATTTTTTCCCAGAATGAATCTTGCAAGAAAAGAATACAGGGAGAATCCTTGGAAAATCGTAAAGAAAATATTGATTACAGGATTTTGAAATCCAACCCATTTGCTTCAGAGACTGAAGATGCAGAGACTGAAGAGACTGAGACTGACTGCTCTTTTGACATCAATGATTCTTCAGAAACTTGTAGTTGTGAAATGTCACTTGACGAGGATTCAAGCGAAACAATTAGAAATCGAGTCAGAAGGTCGGCAAGAATATCTACAGTTTATCCATTTCCTGCTACTAAATTAAGAAGATCAAAAAGAATTCAATCGTCGATCATCGCCAAGGAAAGAGTCTCGGCAAAATTTTTTCCGCTTCAAGAAATCAAGAGGAGACGATCTTTATCATCcaaa GAAACTCCCAGTAATCTACTGGAAAGGATTTGA